In Felis catus isolate Fca126 chromosome C2, F.catus_Fca126_mat1.0, whole genome shotgun sequence, a single window of DNA contains:
- the LAMP3 gene encoding lysosome-associated membrane glycoprotein 3 isoform X1, with the protein MPWQLSAAVVFFVSLAVVLHYGSQIRAKVFPETSDYQPTTATTVQAIAKPFLQPTNQVPPKTSAVRSTDGHVTSRRAATTSSSEPPITHTTIRTLVTTSLETINSTPSTSTTVHTLVTTPATPNNSHTAAPGTEASIGSRAAPGSLPTTITPPAHTTGNSPTTRKTTQPSNQTTLPAMLSTSPHNSTTSQKSTQPMHTSGATTAAHNTTQTASPATMAPGPTLAPQPSSAKTGIYQVLNGSRLCIKAEMGIELTVQDTESVFSTQRYFNIDPNATQSSGNCGSRKSNLLLNFHGGFVNLTFTKDENSYYISEVRAYLTVSNPEKIYQGMKSAMVMFETVVGHSFKCVSEQSIQLSTQLQLKTMNVQFQAFDFEDDQFGNVDVDENLGWEDLVFPKVTVLPARACLWRDALSLHLQQVLPAGPSSRSLQKYPVPDSHT; encoded by the exons ATGCCCTGGCAGCTCTCTGCAGCGGTAGTGTTCTTCGTGTCCCTGGCTG TGGTTTTGCATTATGGCAGTCAAATAAGAGCTAAAGTGTTCCCAGAAACTTCGGACTATCAGCCTACAACCGCAACAACAGTGCAGGCCATAGCAAAACCTTTCCTACAACCAACTAACCAAGTACCTCCCAAAACCTCAGCAGTAAGATCAACGGATGGTCATGTCACCTCTCGGAGAGCTGCCACAACCTCCAGCTCTGAACCCCCAATCACACACACAACAATAAGAACTCTAGTAACAACTTCCTTGGAAACTATAAACAGTACCCCATCTACCAGCACCACAGTCCACACCTTAGTCACAACCCCGGCCACACCCAATAACTCACACACAGCTGCTCCAGGCACTGAGGCTTCCATTGGCTCCAGGGCAGCCCCAGGTTCACTGCCAACCACCATCACCCCACCAGCCCATACAACAGGAAACAGCCCCACAACTAGGAAAACCACCCAACCCAGTAACCAGACCACCCTTCCAGCAATGTTGTCCACCTCACCACATAACAGCACAACCAGTCAGAAGTCTACTCAACCCATGCACACCTCAGGAGCCACCACAGCTGCACACAATACCACCCAAACAGCCTCACCTGCCACCATGGCTCCTGGGCCCACTCTGGCACCTCAGCCTTCATCAGCCAAGACCGGAATTTATCAAGTTCTcaatggaagcaggctctgtatcaAAGCAGAGATGGGGATAGAGCTAACGGTTCAAGACACAGAGTCG GTTTTTTCAACTCAGAGATACTTCAACATCGACCCCAATGCAACGCAGTCCTCTGGGAACTGTGGCTCTCGAAAATCCAACCTTCTCTTGAATTTCCACGGTGGATTTGTGAATCTCACATTTACGAAG GATGAAAACTCCTATTATATCAGTGAAGTGAGAGCCTATTTGACAGTCTCAAATCCAG agaaaatttaCCAAGGAATGAAAAGTGCTATGGTGATGTTTGAGACTGTGGTTGGGCATTCCTTCAAGTGTGTGAGTGAGCAGAGCATCCAGCTGTCAACCCAGCTTCAACTGAAAACAATGAATGTCCAATTTCAAGCCTTTGATTTTGAAGACGACCAATTTGGAAATG TTGATGTTGATGAAAATCTGGGATGGGAGGACCTGGTGTTTCCCAAAGTAACTGTTTTACCAGCGAGGGCTTGCCTTTGgagagatgctctctctctccatctccagcaGGTCCTTCCAGCCGGTCCCTCCAGCCGGTCCCTCCAGAAGTACCCCGTTCCTGACTCCCATACTTGA
- the LAMP3 gene encoding lysosome-associated membrane glycoprotein 3 isoform X3, protein MPWQLSAAVVFFVSLAVVLHYGSQIRAKVFPETSDYQPTTATTVQAIAKPFLQPTNQVPPKTSAVRSTDGHVTSRRAATTSSSEPPITHTTIRTLVTTSLETINSTPSTSTTVHTLVTTPATPNNSHTAAPGTEASIGSRAAPGSLPTTITPPAHTTGNSPTTRKTTQPSNQTTLPAMLSTSPHNSTTSQKSTQPMHTSGATTAAHNTTQTASPATMAPGPTLAPQPSSAKTGIYQVLNGSRLCIKAEMGIELTVQDTESVFSTQRYFNIDPNATQSSGNCGSRKSNLLLNFHGGFVNLTFTKDENSYYISEVRAYLTVSNPEKIYQGMKSAMVMFETVVGHSFKCVSEQSIQLSTQLQLKTMNVQFQAFDFEDDQFGNADECFSDRNRREIPVAVGLSIAGLLVVLLTACLVARKRPSRGYERV, encoded by the exons ATGCCCTGGCAGCTCTCTGCAGCGGTAGTGTTCTTCGTGTCCCTGGCTG TGGTTTTGCATTATGGCAGTCAAATAAGAGCTAAAGTGTTCCCAGAAACTTCGGACTATCAGCCTACAACCGCAACAACAGTGCAGGCCATAGCAAAACCTTTCCTACAACCAACTAACCAAGTACCTCCCAAAACCTCAGCAGTAAGATCAACGGATGGTCATGTCACCTCTCGGAGAGCTGCCACAACCTCCAGCTCTGAACCCCCAATCACACACACAACAATAAGAACTCTAGTAACAACTTCCTTGGAAACTATAAACAGTACCCCATCTACCAGCACCACAGTCCACACCTTAGTCACAACCCCGGCCACACCCAATAACTCACACACAGCTGCTCCAGGCACTGAGGCTTCCATTGGCTCCAGGGCAGCCCCAGGTTCACTGCCAACCACCATCACCCCACCAGCCCATACAACAGGAAACAGCCCCACAACTAGGAAAACCACCCAACCCAGTAACCAGACCACCCTTCCAGCAATGTTGTCCACCTCACCACATAACAGCACAACCAGTCAGAAGTCTACTCAACCCATGCACACCTCAGGAGCCACCACAGCTGCACACAATACCACCCAAACAGCCTCACCTGCCACCATGGCTCCTGGGCCCACTCTGGCACCTCAGCCTTCATCAGCCAAGACCGGAATTTATCAAGTTCTcaatggaagcaggctctgtatcaAAGCAGAGATGGGGATAGAGCTAACGGTTCAAGACACAGAGTCG GTTTTTTCAACTCAGAGATACTTCAACATCGACCCCAATGCAACGCAGTCCTCTGGGAACTGTGGCTCTCGAAAATCCAACCTTCTCTTGAATTTCCACGGTGGATTTGTGAATCTCACATTTACGAAG GATGAAAACTCCTATTATATCAGTGAAGTGAGAGCCTATTTGACAGTCTCAAATCCAG agaaaatttaCCAAGGAATGAAAAGTGCTATGGTGATGTTTGAGACTGTGGTTGGGCATTCCTTCAAGTGTGTGAGTGAGCAGAGCATCCAGCTGTCAACCCAGCTTCAACTGAAAACAATGAATGTCCAATTTCAAGCCTTTGATTTTGAAGACGACCAATTTGGAAATG CGGATGAATGCTTCAGTGACAGAAACAGGAGAGAAATCCCTGTGGCCGTGGGCCTGAGTATCGCAGGACTGCTTGTCGTTTTGCTAACAGCATGCCTGGTGGCCAGAAAGAGGCCCAGTAGAGGATATGAACGCGTGTAA
- the LAMP3 gene encoding lysosome-associated membrane glycoprotein 3 isoform X2, which translates to MKTTRNHNHMMVLHYGSQIRAKVFPETSDYQPTTATTVQAIAKPFLQPTNQVPPKTSAVRSTDGHVTSRRAATTSSSEPPITHTTIRTLVTTSLETINSTPSTSTTVHTLVTTPATPNNSHTAAPGTEASIGSRAAPGSLPTTITPPAHTTGNSPTTRKTTQPSNQTTLPAMLSTSPHNSTTSQKSTQPMHTSGATTAAHNTTQTASPATMAPGPTLAPQPSSAKTGIYQVLNGSRLCIKAEMGIELTVQDTESVFSTQRYFNIDPNATQSSGNCGSRKSNLLLNFHGGFVNLTFTKDENSYYISEVRAYLTVSNPEKIYQGMKSAMVMFETVVGHSFKCVSEQSIQLSTQLQLKTMNVQFQAFDFEDDQFGNVDVDENLGWEDLVFPKVTVLPARACLWRDALSLHLQQVLPAGPSSRSLQKYPVPDSHT; encoded by the exons TGGTTTTGCATTATGGCAGTCAAATAAGAGCTAAAGTGTTCCCAGAAACTTCGGACTATCAGCCTACAACCGCAACAACAGTGCAGGCCATAGCAAAACCTTTCCTACAACCAACTAACCAAGTACCTCCCAAAACCTCAGCAGTAAGATCAACGGATGGTCATGTCACCTCTCGGAGAGCTGCCACAACCTCCAGCTCTGAACCCCCAATCACACACACAACAATAAGAACTCTAGTAACAACTTCCTTGGAAACTATAAACAGTACCCCATCTACCAGCACCACAGTCCACACCTTAGTCACAACCCCGGCCACACCCAATAACTCACACACAGCTGCTCCAGGCACTGAGGCTTCCATTGGCTCCAGGGCAGCCCCAGGTTCACTGCCAACCACCATCACCCCACCAGCCCATACAACAGGAAACAGCCCCACAACTAGGAAAACCACCCAACCCAGTAACCAGACCACCCTTCCAGCAATGTTGTCCACCTCACCACATAACAGCACAACCAGTCAGAAGTCTACTCAACCCATGCACACCTCAGGAGCCACCACAGCTGCACACAATACCACCCAAACAGCCTCACCTGCCACCATGGCTCCTGGGCCCACTCTGGCACCTCAGCCTTCATCAGCCAAGACCGGAATTTATCAAGTTCTcaatggaagcaggctctgtatcaAAGCAGAGATGGGGATAGAGCTAACGGTTCAAGACACAGAGTCG GTTTTTTCAACTCAGAGATACTTCAACATCGACCCCAATGCAACGCAGTCCTCTGGGAACTGTGGCTCTCGAAAATCCAACCTTCTCTTGAATTTCCACGGTGGATTTGTGAATCTCACATTTACGAAG GATGAAAACTCCTATTATATCAGTGAAGTGAGAGCCTATTTGACAGTCTCAAATCCAG agaaaatttaCCAAGGAATGAAAAGTGCTATGGTGATGTTTGAGACTGTGGTTGGGCATTCCTTCAAGTGTGTGAGTGAGCAGAGCATCCAGCTGTCAACCCAGCTTCAACTGAAAACAATGAATGTCCAATTTCAAGCCTTTGATTTTGAAGACGACCAATTTGGAAATG TTGATGTTGATGAAAATCTGGGATGGGAGGACCTGGTGTTTCCCAAAGTAACTGTTTTACCAGCGAGGGCTTGCCTTTGgagagatgctctctctctccatctccagcaGGTCCTTCCAGCCGGTCCCTCCAGCCGGTCCCTCCAGAAGTACCCCGTTCCTGACTCCCATACTTGA